Proteins encoded by one window of Candidatus Zixiibacteriota bacterium:
- a CDS encoding DedA family protein, producing MVEDPTRINQLLDFIFSYGPFWVYLALFVACFAENVFPPFPGDSFIVAAGALVAVNRLDLEMAIIIIMAGGLASVMLIYLFGVRYGRDFFMEKDYRYFSAKDIVNVERKFEKWGPLILVISRFVVGFRSALALVAGISRYQPFKMLVYSAISYALFTGLLMYAAMKFVEHLEVVKEYFRTYNLIIWPVLIIVVAFYIIRRFKMSREGKR from the coding sequence ATGGTTGAAGATCCCACCAGAATAAACCAGCTACTCGACTTCATATTCAGCTATGGGCCGTTTTGGGTGTACCTGGCTCTTTTTGTGGCCTGTTTTGCTGAAAATGTCTTCCCGCCCTTTCCGGGTGACAGTTTTATTGTCGCCGCGGGCGCTTTGGTGGCAGTAAATCGACTCGATCTTGAGATGGCCATAATCATCATTATGGCGGGGGGACTGGCTTCGGTGATGTTGATTTATCTCTTTGGTGTCCGTTATGGCCGGGATTTCTTCATGGAAAAGGACTACCGCTATTTCTCGGCGAAAGACATTGTTAATGTTGAGCGAAAGTTTGAAAAGTGGGGTCCACTGATTCTTGTTATATCCCGGTTTGTTGTGGGATTTCGTTCGGCGCTTGCCCTGGTAGCCGGTATCAGCCGTTATCAACCGTTCAAAATGCTCGTATATTCGGCTATTTCATATGCTTTGTTCACAGGGCTGCTAATGTACGCTGCGATGAAATTCGTGGAGCACCTGGAAGTGGTGAAAGAATATTTTAGAACATACAATTTGATTATCTGGCCTGTCTTGATTATCGTTGTGGCTTTTTATATAATTCGAAGGTTTAAAATGTCAAGAGAAGGAAAGCGATGA
- the ispF gene encoding 2-C-methyl-D-erythritol 2,4-cyclodiphosphate synthase: MTDIRIGHGFDAHRLVAGRALTIGGVRIPYERGLEGHSDADVLLHAIMDALLGAAGLPDIGQHFPPSDPKYRGADSAVLLGEVYRLIKDAGIIGIINIDTVLFAEQPKLNPHVESMKLRIAAILDIEPSQVNIKATTTEKMGFIGRGEGIGASAVCLVRKNG, from the coding sequence ATGACTGATATTCGCATCGGGCACGGTTTTGATGCCCATCGGTTGGTTGCCGGAAGAGCTCTTACGATTGGCGGTGTGAGGATTCCATACGAACGCGGGTTGGAGGGGCACAGCGATGCCGATGTCTTGCTGCACGCGATAATGGACGCCTTGCTGGGAGCCGCGGGTCTTCCCGATATCGGTCAGCACTTCCCACCATCCGATCCCAAATACAGAGGCGCTGACTCGGCTGTGCTTCTTGGCGAGGTATATCGTCTTATCAAGGATGCCGGAATAATCGGTATCATAAATATCGATACGGTTCTGTTTGCCGAGCAGCCGAAGCTCAATCCGCATGTTGAGTCGATGAAGTTGAGGATAGCCGCCATACTCGATATCGAACCGTCGCAAGTAAACATCAAAGCCACGACGACGGAGAAGATGGGGTTTATTGGTCGGGGGGAAGGCATTGGCGCGTCGGCTGTTTGTCTGGTCAGAAAGAATGGTTGA
- the ruvA gene encoding Holliday junction branch migration protein RuvA codes for MIGCIKGTLARITDDFALVENGGVYYEILLPSAVAERLKANGKVGSEIEFKTIYYIEAGDKKSNHYPKLVGFTSNIDREFFSLFTQVPGLGIKKALKSLILPIREIATAIETKDASTLNRLPGVGGRLADKIIAELHGKTSKFALSKTDEPLAKKEDKKALGPIEHEAVEVLLQLQYRRQEAEEMVARVIKTAPKVSRVEELISLIFRNEQQGRG; via the coding sequence ATGATAGGATGTATCAAGGGTACACTGGCACGCATCACCGATGATTTCGCCCTGGTAGAAAACGGCGGGGTTTACTATGAGATCCTGCTTCCTTCGGCCGTGGCCGAGAGGCTGAAGGCGAATGGTAAGGTTGGCAGCGAGATCGAATTCAAGACAATTTACTACATTGAAGCGGGCGACAAGAAGTCGAATCATTATCCCAAGCTGGTGGGTTTTACCAGTAATATCGATCGGGAGTTTTTCTCATTGTTTACGCAGGTGCCCGGTCTGGGGATAAAGAAAGCTCTTAAATCGCTGATTCTTCCTATAAGGGAAATCGCGACGGCTATCGAGACCAAGGATGCATCGACGCTGAATCGTCTTCCAGGTGTGGGCGGAAGACTGGCGGATAAGATTATCGCCGAGTTGCACGGCAAGACAAGCAAGTTTGCGCTTTCAAAGACTGATGAACCTTTGGCCAAGAAGGAAGACAAAAAGGCGCTTGGTCCGATTGAACACGAGGCGGTTGAGGTTCTGCTCCAGCTTCAGTATAGGCGTCAGGAGGCGGAGGAGATGGTAGCCAGGGTCATTAAGACCGCTCCCAAGGTAAGCAGGGTCGAGGAGCTTATTTCGCTCATCTTCCGCAACGAGCAACAGGGAAGAGGGTAG
- the rpsU gene encoding 30S ribosomal protein S21 — translation MTGVKVRDDESFEKALRRFNKFCEKTGILTDIKKHQHFEKPSEAKKRKLAVAKRKARRMRMMQEDY, via the coding sequence TTGACAGGCGTTAAAGTACGCGACGATGAGTCATTTGAAAAAGCCCTTCGCCGATTCAATAAGTTCTGTGAAAAAACCGGAATATTGACTGATATTAAAAAACATCAGCATTTCGAAAAACCGTCCGAGGCGAAAAAGCGCAAACTGGCTGTTGCCAAGCGCAAAGCCCGGCGGATGAGAATGATGCAGGAAGATTACTGA
- the queA gene encoding tRNA preQ1(34) S-adenosylmethionine ribosyltransferase-isomerase QueA codes for MNISLFDYQLPSELIAQHPARNRDESRLMVLNRGTGNTEIKSFAEFIDYPRAGDALIVNNTKVFKARLLGNRTTGAEVEVFLIRQLDENPLQWLAMVRPSRRVKEGETIHFQRACQTDRQSLTLVENRGSKWVVRFDSMLSQERIIECYGHVPLPQYIKRTDIPEDVSRYQTIFARADRVGAVAAPTAGFHFTPEVLRRLKEKGVHVAELTLHVGPGTFKPVQVEEIERHTVDPEYAILSEETTATINGVRESGGRIFVVGTTSVRTLEAAPVKDGRIVPFEGEVDLFIKPGHQFKFVDHLLTNFHLPKSSLLILVSAFAGRETILEAYHRAVENSFRFYSYGDAMLIL; via the coding sequence ATGAATATAAGTCTCTTTGATTACCAGCTTCCGTCTGAGCTAATCGCCCAGCACCCGGCCCGCAACCGGGATGAATCGCGCCTGATGGTTCTCAATCGGGGGACTGGAAATACGGAAATCAAATCCTTTGCGGAATTCATCGATTATCCTCGCGCGGGAGACGCTCTCATTGTTAATAACACGAAAGTATTCAAGGCCCGACTGCTCGGCAATCGGACTACGGGAGCCGAGGTGGAGGTGTTTCTGATTCGCCAATTGGATGAGAATCCTCTACAGTGGCTGGCGATGGTGAGACCGTCAAGGCGAGTGAAAGAGGGAGAAACGATCCATTTTCAGAGGGCCTGTCAGACGGACAGACAGAGTTTGACGCTGGTGGAAAACCGAGGCAGCAAGTGGGTGGTTCGGTTTGACTCAATGCTATCGCAGGAGAGGATTATCGAGTGCTATGGGCACGTGCCTTTACCTCAGTATATCAAGAGGACTGATATCCCGGAAGATGTCAGCCGGTATCAGACAATCTTCGCCAGGGCTGACAGGGTTGGCGCTGTCGCCGCTCCCACCGCCGGTTTTCACTTTACTCCCGAAGTTCTTCGGAGACTAAAGGAGAAGGGCGTCCATGTGGCCGAGTTGACCTTGCACGTGGGGCCAGGCACGTTTAAACCGGTTCAGGTGGAGGAAATTGAGCGGCACACTGTAGATCCTGAATATGCCATTCTTTCTGAGGAGACGACGGCGACGATAAACGGCGTCCGCGAGTCGGGGGGAAGGATATTCGTGGTGGGGACGACTTCGGTTCGTACGCTCGAAGCTGCACCCGTCAAAGATGGAAGGATCGTGCCCTTTGAGGGGGAGGTGGATCTGTTTATCAAGCCGGGGCATCAGTTCAAGTTTGTGGACCATTTGCTAACGAATTTCCATCTGCCCAAATCCTCGCTGCTCATTCTTGTTTCAGCCTTCGCGGGTCGGGAGACAATACTCGAGGCCTACCACAGAGCGGTCGAAAATAGCTTTCGCTTTTACAGCTATGGCGACGCCATGTTAATTCTCTAA
- the ruvB gene encoding Holliday junction branch migration DNA helicase RuvB, which yields MARERIVSGSQVTPEEDSLQLSLRPKLLSEYIGQNVLREKLKVTLEAARGRSECIEHVLLYGPPGLGKTTLAHIIANEMGTKIYATAGPALQRTGDLMGILTNLKEGDILFIDEIHRLSPTIEEFMYPAMEDFKVDFVVDKGAFAKVINVPLKRFTLVGATTRAGMLSAPLRDRFGLYYHLDFYPVEELKEIVIRSAGLLETQIDPDAAAVVAGRSRGTPRIANRLLRRVRDYAAVKGDGIIDADIAGKALDAEGIDSIGLDNLDRKLLKVIIEYYKGGPVGIEALAATLSEEVDTLVDMVEPYLLKIGFVQRTKRGRVASSEAARHLGVDIPGGGQQNLF from the coding sequence ATGGCCCGTGAACGAATAGTATCAGGCTCGCAGGTTACTCCCGAGGAAGACAGCCTGCAGTTATCCCTCAGGCCTAAACTATTGAGTGAGTATATAGGTCAAAATGTCTTACGGGAGAAGCTTAAAGTAACACTTGAGGCGGCTCGCGGACGCTCCGAGTGCATTGAGCATGTTTTGCTATATGGGCCTCCGGGGCTGGGAAAGACAACACTGGCGCACATAATCGCCAATGAGATGGGGACAAAGATTTACGCGACTGCGGGTCCGGCTCTTCAGCGGACCGGCGACCTGATGGGTATTCTGACCAACCTTAAGGAAGGCGATATACTTTTTATCGATGAGATTCATCGCCTTTCGCCTACTATCGAGGAGTTTATGTATCCCGCGATGGAGGATTTCAAGGTTGATTTCGTGGTCGATAAGGGAGCGTTTGCCAAAGTAATCAATGTCCCTCTCAAGCGGTTTACGCTGGTGGGAGCGACGACCCGGGCGGGGATGTTGTCGGCGCCACTGCGAGACCGTTTTGGGCTGTATTACCATTTGGATTTTTATCCGGTCGAAGAACTCAAGGAAATTGTTATTCGTTCCGCCGGTCTGTTGGAGACACAGATAGACCCGGACGCGGCTGCGGTTGTCGCGGGACGATCCCGGGGGACGCCGCGGATAGCCAACCGGCTTTTGAGACGGGTGAGGGATTATGCCGCTGTCAAGGGGGATGGTATCATCGACGCCGATATAGCCGGCAAGGCGCTGGATGCTGAAGGGATTGACAGTATCGGGCTGGATAATCTTGACCGCAAGCTATTGAAGGTCATAATAGAATACTATAAGGGCGGCCCGGTCGGTATTGAGGCTCTGGCCGCCACTCTCAGCGAGGAAGTCGATACGCTCGTCGATATGGTTGAGCCATATCTTCTTAAGATCGGCTTCGTTCAAAGAACCAAGCGAGGTCGGGTGGCCTCAAGTGAAGCGGCCAGGCACCTGGGAGTTGACATTCCAGGTGGCGGTCAGCAGAATCTTTTTTAA
- a CDS encoding YebC/PmpR family DNA-binding transcriptional regulator, with the protein MSGHSKWATIKRKKGKADAERGKIFTRHIKEITIAAREGGGDPEGNPRLRTAIAAAKASNMPADNIKRAIQKGTGELPGVTYESVTYEGYGPGGVAVYMEVLTDNKNRVVSEIRHILTKYGGNLGSNGCVAWIFEKKGIITVELDAADEDTLMEVATEAGAEDIQTESGSYEIVTQPGDVDVVRSALEAKGIPMVSAEVTMQASNTVKLDNESQANSMLKMYELLEENDDIQKVYANFDIDESVLEKLA; encoded by the coding sequence ATGTCCGGTCACTCAAAATGGGCGACGATCAAGCGCAAAAAGGGAAAAGCCGACGCCGAGCGCGGTAAGATTTTTACGCGTCATATTAAAGAAATAACCATAGCGGCCCGTGAGGGCGGCGGAGACCCCGAAGGGAATCCTCGTTTGCGGACCGCCATTGCAGCCGCAAAGGCATCCAACATGCCGGCCGACAATATCAAACGAGCCATCCAAAAAGGCACGGGAGAACTTCCCGGTGTAACGTATGAGTCTGTGACATATGAAGGCTACGGTCCGGGTGGGGTAGCGGTGTACATGGAAGTGCTCACGGACAACAAAAATCGCGTGGTATCCGAGATACGGCACATCCTCACCAAGTACGGCGGCAACCTCGGTTCCAACGGTTGTGTGGCCTGGATATTCGAGAAGAAGGGCATAATTACTGTCGAGCTCGATGCTGCTGATGAAGACACACTCATGGAAGTTGCCACTGAGGCGGGCGCTGAGGATATTCAAACCGAATCCGGTTCTTACGAGATAGTTACACAGCCCGGCGATGTCGATGTTGTCCGCTCCGCCCTTGAAGCGAAGGGGATACCGATGGTGTCGGCCGAGGTAACCATGCAGGCGTCCAACACCGTGAAGCTCGACAATGAGTCGCAGGCTAATTCGATGTTGAAGATGTACGAGTTGCTGGAAGAGAATGACGATATCCAGAAAGTTTATGCCAACTTCGATATCGATGAATCCGTTCTGGAAAAACTGGCTTGA
- a CDS encoding DUF2905 domain-containing protein, whose product MLDQAGKLLILFGVLFVAAGLIMIFFDKIPFLGKLPGDVSFRYGSSRVYIPVVSCIILSVIITIVINLIGRWK is encoded by the coding sequence ATGTTGGATCAGGCTGGAAAGTTGCTTATTCTCTTCGGTGTTCTTTTCGTCGCCGCTGGACTCATCATGATATTTTTCGATAAAATTCCGTTTCTGGGCAAACTTCCCGGTGATGTCTCATTCCGCTACGGCAGCAGCCGGGTTTACATTCCTGTTGTTTCCTGTATAATCCTGTCAGTCATCATTACAATAGTAATCAACCTGATTGGCCGTTGGAAGTGA
- a CDS encoding CvpA family protein has product MNWIDGILIVLLLASVIVGSKKGLIRELMAFIVFFAAIIVSVNYIDNFAVWVYERLGGSPLISAFLSFAILLALSYAVFKILGMLFYKVAQVRQTGRKDQLGGALIGFLRGWVAVGFLSFLIFLLPMPDGFYTSYESSFFGPAVAKTVPLMFESTAKIHPNNPSFMEKIENTLLVAPTKTKTQREFLDEDRVEVHRVLYQMEKFFSTDMDES; this is encoded by the coding sequence ATGAATTGGATAGATGGTATACTAATCGTCTTGCTGTTGGCCTCGGTAATCGTTGGATCGAAAAAAGGGTTAATCCGGGAACTCATGGCATTTATCGTCTTCTTTGCCGCCATCATCGTATCGGTAAACTACATCGACAACTTTGCTGTCTGGGTGTACGAGCGTCTCGGCGGTTCGCCCCTGATTTCGGCCTTCCTGTCGTTTGCCATCCTCCTGGCTCTGTCCTACGCTGTTTTCAAGATTCTGGGTATGCTCTTTTACAAAGTAGCACAGGTCAGACAAACAGGCCGCAAGGACCAGTTGGGCGGCGCCCTCATCGGCTTCCTAAGAGGGTGGGTGGCCGTAGGCTTTTTGTCGTTTTTGATCTTTTTGCTGCCGATGCCGGACGGGTTTTACACCTCCTATGAATCGTCATTCTTCGGACCGGCCGTCGCAAAAACCGTACCTCTCATGTTCGAAAGTACCGCTAAAATCCACCCCAATAATCCCAGCTTTATGGAAAAGATCGAAAATACCTTACTGGTCGCCCCCACAAAAACAAAGACACAGCGAGAGTTCCTCGATGAGGACAGGGTCGAGGTACACCGGGTGCTGTATCAAATGGAGAAGTTCTTCTCCACCGATATGGACGAGTCGTAA
- a CDS encoding D-alanine--D-alanine ligase, which yields MRVLLLAGGDSSERRVSLDSGKAVYEALRRLGHKVYAIDPSTGRSLLTSDGSFIEHKSDPAARTPVPKSKTWSLANALGSPGFTDIEVVFITLHGGSGENGKIQCLLDLAGKKYTGSNMAASAIAMDKAVAKKLSIAENIQTPEFALYRTKGKKIDERLGQEICQRFKFPIIVKPNDGGSTIGLSKVESAEALPEALEKCKKETDDILVEKYIKGREITAAVLDGKALPLVEIKPKKGLYDFEAKYTKGMSDYIVPAEIDKDAAASIQQAALRIYNVIGATGLVRVDFILDEDNQYFFLELNTLPGMTELSLAPMAANAVGIGFDDLVNKLMNSAMHR from the coding sequence ATGAGAGTATTATTGCTTGCCGGAGGTGACTCAAGCGAACGCAGGGTTTCGCTGGATTCCGGAAAGGCCGTGTATGAGGCGCTGCGCCGCCTCGGGCACAAAGTTTATGCCATTGATCCTTCGACCGGAAGGTCTCTTTTGACCAGCGATGGTTCTTTTATCGAGCACAAATCCGATCCGGCGGCGAGGACACCGGTGCCGAAAAGTAAGACCTGGTCATTGGCCAATGCGCTCGGCTCACCGGGATTTACCGATATTGAGGTTGTTTTTATTACCTTGCATGGTGGATCGGGTGAAAACGGAAAGATTCAGTGCTTGCTGGATCTCGCCGGTAAGAAATACACCGGTTCCAATATGGCTGCTTCGGCAATCGCCATGGATAAGGCGGTCGCGAAAAAACTGAGTATCGCCGAAAATATCCAGACGCCGGAATTCGCTCTATATCGCACCAAGGGGAAGAAAATCGACGAGCGGCTTGGCCAGGAGATCTGCCAGCGCTTTAAGTTTCCGATCATAGTAAAACCGAACGATGGCGGCTCGACGATTGGATTGTCGAAAGTCGAATCTGCTGAGGCTCTTCCCGAGGCGCTGGAAAAGTGTAAGAAGGAGACTGACGATATTCTGGTCGAGAAATATATCAAGGGTCGCGAGATAACGGCGGCTGTGCTCGATGGCAAGGCTCTCCCGCTCGTGGAAATCAAGCCGAAGAAGGGGTTGTACGATTTCGAGGCCAAGTACACCAAGGGGATGTCCGATTACATCGTGCCCGCGGAGATAGACAAGGACGCGGCAGCCTCGATTCAGCAGGCCGCTCTCAGAATATACAACGTTATTGGGGCCACGGGACTGGTCAGAGTGGATTTTATTTTAGACGAAGACAACCAATACTTCTTTCTGGAGTTGAACACTCTGCCCGGCATGACGGAATTGTCGCTGGCGCCCATGGCAGCCAATGCGGTGGGAATCGGATTTGATGATCTGGTCAATAAGCTCATGAACTCGGCGATGCATCGATAG
- the ruvC gene encoding crossover junction endodeoxyribonuclease RuvC, with translation MRILGIDPGLNITGYAVIEDNCDTITVQEAGIVRTDGSDPMETRLHHIGQELEAIIDQFRPDAVAVEELYSHYNHPRTAIIMGHARGIVFLKAAQFGVKVFPYASTKVKNALTGNGRASKRQVQQMIASTLCLGAIPEPPDVADALAVALCHMRMLRHQQMSAV, from the coding sequence ATGCGTATTCTCGGAATAGACCCCGGGCTGAACATCACCGGCTATGCTGTCATTGAGGACAATTGTGATACTATTACCGTCCAGGAGGCGGGGATAGTTCGCACCGATGGCAGCGATCCGATGGAGACCCGGCTGCACCATATCGGTCAGGAGTTGGAAGCTATTATCGACCAGTTCCGGCCTGACGCGGTGGCGGTGGAGGAGCTTTACTCACATTATAACCATCCGCGCACTGCCATCATAATGGGGCACGCGCGGGGGATAGTGTTTTTGAAGGCGGCCCAGTTCGGCGTTAAAGTGTTTCCATACGCGTCCACGAAAGTAAAAAACGCCCTGACCGGCAACGGCAGAGCCTCCAAGCGTCAGGTTCAGCAGATGATAGCGTCCACGCTTTGTCTGGGCGCCATTCCGGAGCCTCCGGATGTTGCCGATGCTCTGGCGGTGGCACTGTGTCACATGCGCATGCTCAGGCACCAGCAGATGAGTGCAGTATGA
- a CDS encoding HIT family protein, with product MPSVFTRIINRQLPAKIFYETADIIVIADHRPKAPVHLLIIPKAEIRNFFQAPPEVLALMDDTVKIIAGKLGLQDHFRIVINNGFGQEIDHIHYHFLSDRKPSSLEFK from the coding sequence ATGCCGTCAGTATTCACCCGCATAATAAATCGCCAGTTGCCCGCGAAAATCTTCTATGAAACCGCTGACATTATCGTCATAGCCGACCATCGTCCCAAGGCCCCGGTTCATTTGCTGATTATTCCTAAAGCGGAGATTAGAAATTTCTTCCAAGCGCCACCGGAAGTTCTGGCCCTAATGGATGATACCGTGAAGATTATAGCAGGAAAACTGGGGCTGCAAGATCATTTCAGGATAGTCATCAACAATGGTTTCGGGCAGGAAATCGACCACATCCACTACCATTTCCTTTCGGATCGAAAACCGTCGTCGCTCGAATTCAAGTGA
- the ispD gene encoding 2-C-methyl-D-erythritol 4-phosphate cytidylyltransferase → MKTAALIVAGGKSERFGGEVPKQFRTLCGRPMLSWCVDSFEKAGSIDNIIVVVAEEYLLYTSEKIIDPYGFHKVTKIVPGGVSRRESVYNGLKALPLSTDFVAIHDGARPLVLAEDINRVVKVAAQERAAILATKAADTVKRVRDSYIISTLERDSLFMAQTPQVFQYDLIVQAHRECHEKGGDESITDDASLVEKRGFKVKAVEPSAPNFKVTTSDDLVLAEAVLKGRVND, encoded by the coding sequence ATGAAAACAGCAGCGCTTATAGTGGCCGGGGGGAAATCAGAGCGGTTTGGAGGGGAAGTTCCCAAACAGTTTAGGACACTGTGCGGACGGCCGATGCTCTCCTGGTGCGTGGACAGTTTTGAAAAAGCCGGTTCAATCGACAACATTATTGTCGTTGTAGCCGAAGAATACCTGTTGTATACGAGCGAGAAGATAATTGACCCGTATGGGTTTCACAAGGTGACCAAGATTGTGCCGGGAGGAGTGAGCAGGCGGGAATCAGTTTACAACGGATTGAAGGCATTGCCGCTTTCGACTGACTTTGTGGCGATTCACGATGGTGCCCGTCCGCTGGTTTTGGCGGAGGATATAAACCGGGTGGTCAAGGTGGCGGCGCAGGAGCGGGCCGCTATTCTGGCAACAAAGGCGGCGGATACAGTTAAGCGGGTCCGTGATTCCTACATAATCTCCACGCTTGAGCGGGACTCGCTTTTCATGGCGCAGACGCCGCAGGTCTTTCAATACGATTTAATAGTCCAGGCGCACCGGGAATGTCATGAAAAAGGCGGGGATGAGAGTATAACAGATGATGCTTCGCTGGTGGAGAAACGGGGATTCAAGGTGAAGGCCGTTGAACCATCGGCCCCCAACTTCAAAGTGACGACATCCGATGATTTGGTGTTGGCAGAGGCGGTTTTGAAAGGACGAGTCAATGACTGA
- a CDS encoding GatB/YqeY domain-containing protein produces MSIVSRIEDDMKKALKAGEKEKLTVLRGLKSDLKYRQIELREELTDDDAVAVLNSARKKRRDSIEMFEKGGRDDLVRQEKYGLEIIEQYLPEQLSEEQLIDIVKQAIKETGADSPAKVGLVMKAVMPKVKGQADGKVINRLVMDLLSK; encoded by the coding sequence ATGTCTATCGTTAGCAGGATAGAAGATGATATGAAAAAGGCCCTCAAGGCCGGTGAGAAAGAAAAACTCACGGTCCTTCGGGGCCTTAAGTCTGACCTGAAGTATCGTCAAATCGAGTTGCGTGAAGAACTGACCGATGACGATGCTGTGGCGGTGCTTAACAGCGCCCGCAAGAAACGTCGTGACTCAATCGAGATGTTCGAAAAGGGCGGCCGCGATGATCTCGTCAGACAGGAAAAGTACGGGCTGGAAATAATAGAGCAATATCTCCCCGAGCAACTCAGCGAAGAGCAGTTGATCGATATCGTCAAACAGGCAATCAAAGAAACCGGGGCCGACTCTCCCGCAAAAGTGGGCCTGGTGATGAAAGCGGTTATGCCGAAAGTAAAAGGGCAGGCTGACGGTAAGGTAATCAACAGGCTTGTTATGGACTTACTCTCCAAATAA
- a CDS encoding DUF4184 family protein produces MPFTVAHPAIVLPLKRFFPRYLSLTGLMAGAMSPDLIYFLGFSTAYRGLSHSWAGLFWFCVPAGVLFSIAFHRLFKAPFIGNLPDPLDRHFSGLATQEWRIEGSRGWVTLTLSVLTGALSHFFWDSFTHPGGEIARAIPLLGEYHHLMGLWLSNASVMQHLSTVVGMSVLTVAACKGKYLPPPVSDWRGTAKGGKTGFWLAGTAVAGLFGIGAVLANQTILSKDGVPSANVFGVSSWAGFFYFVVIYGLARKPSLLKILEENR; encoded by the coding sequence ATGCCATTCACCGTAGCCCATCCCGCGATTGTATTGCCGCTCAAAAGGTTCTTCCCGAGATACCTGTCGCTGACCGGATTGATGGCGGGAGCAATGTCGCCGGACCTTATATATTTTTTGGGCTTTTCGACTGCATATCGTGGATTAAGTCACAGCTGGGCAGGTCTATTTTGGTTCTGTGTACCGGCCGGAGTCTTGTTTTCGATAGCTTTTCACCGGCTTTTTAAGGCTCCGTTTATCGGGAATCTGCCAGATCCTCTGGATCGTCATTTTTCGGGTCTGGCGACACAAGAGTGGAGGATAGAGGGCTCTCGCGGCTGGGTGACTCTCACGTTGTCAGTTTTGACCGGCGCGCTGAGTCACTTTTTCTGGGACTCTTTTACACATCCGGGCGGCGAGATTGCCCGGGCAATCCCGCTCTTGGGCGAATACCACCATCTGATGGGATTGTGGCTATCGAACGCCTCCGTGATGCAGCATCTCAGCACGGTTGTCGGTATGTCAGTACTAACCGTAGCCGCATGTAAAGGAAAATACCTCCCACCGCCGGTTTCCGACTGGCGAGGTACCGCGAAGGGAGGCAAAACGGGATTCTGGCTCGCAGGAACGGCGGTGGCTGGCCTGTTTGGTATAGGGGCGGTTTTGGCCAACCAGACGATTTTATCAAAAGATGGGGTACCATCTGCGAATGTCTTTGGCGTTTCATCCTGGGCCGGATTCTTTTATTTCGTGGTGATATATGGACTTGCGCGAAAGCCGAGTCTGCTGAAGATTTTAGAGGAAAATAGATAA
- a CDS encoding TIGR01458 family HAD-type hydrolase, producing the protein MASFKFSNIKGLLFDLDGVLFVGDEPIDGAAETLAYLREKNIPCRFVTNTTTRSLDALYQKTDRLGLGIKKEEIFTPPKIAARYLRKKGNPSLLLILEESTKQEFVGFALDDINPDVIVIGHYSDRWNYSLLNRLFGLIINGAELLALHKGRYWETSRGLTLDIGAFVTGLEYATGTEATVIGKPSREFFRLAVEDMNLSPKDVVMIGDDIVSDIGGAQLAGLSGVLVRTGKYREEIVARSSVVPDKIVDSVRSLKHLL; encoded by the coding sequence GTGGCATCGTTTAAGTTCAGTAACATAAAGGGGCTGTTGTTCGACCTTGATGGTGTTTTATTCGTTGGTGATGAGCCAATCGATGGCGCCGCCGAGACTCTCGCCTATTTGCGGGAGAAGAATATTCCCTGCCGATTCGTAACGAACACCACTACCAGGTCACTGGACGCTCTTTATCAGAAGACGGATCGACTCGGACTCGGAATCAAAAAAGAAGAAATCTTCACGCCTCCCAAGATAGCCGCAAGGTATCTTCGCAAAAAGGGCAACCCCAGTTTGCTTTTGATACTCGAGGAGAGTACCAAGCAGGAGTTTGTCGGGTTTGCTCTCGATGATATCAACCCCGATGTGATTGTGATAGGTCATTACAGCGACCGTTGGAATTACAGTCTCCTGAATCGTCTTTTCGGTCTGATAATTAACGGCGCGGAGCTTTTGGCTCTTCACAAGGGACGCTACTGGGAGACATCCAGGGGGCTCACTCTCGATATAGGCGCTTTCGTTACAGGATTGGAGTATGCGACGGGAACGGAAGCTACCGTTATTGGCAAGCCGTCACGGGAATTCTTCCGGCTGGCCGTTGAAGACATGAATCTTTCGCCGAAAGACGTTGTCATGATCGGTGACGATATAGTTTCGGATATCGGTGGAGCCCAGTTGGCCGGGCTGTCGGGAGTGCTGGTCAGAACCGGCAAATACAGGGAAGAAATTGTAGCCAGATCATCGGTCGTGCCTGATAAGATCGTAGACTCGGTGAGGTCTCTGAAGCATCTGCTTTGA